Proteins from one Bacteroides mediterraneensis genomic window:
- a CDS encoding beta-N-acetylglucosaminidase domain-containing protein: MKMNHYAKCVTAGLLCTFMYGNLSAQETDFDLSSQRSEKQDVQAVPGKKIDHQGLILNPTPHLLKVNENSICPISQGIKLKGKQQKFAAYLDFLTANKKGIKLTIDFGQKTARKAQVKEVSGAYSLIISPKEIILTGYDERGVFYGIQTLKQLAESPVSANGTLPCMEINDYPDLPNRGVVEGFYGTPWSHEVRLSLIDFYGKFKMNTYLYGPKDDPYHSCPNWRLPYPEKEAQHIKELVDASNRNYVDFVWAIHPGQDIKWNEEDYHNLLQKFNWMYDLGVRHFAIFFDDISGEGTNPLKQTELLNRLTEEFVKVKGDVSPLTVCPTDYSKLWANPTEKGSLAIYGKTLNPEIKVFWTGDVVCSDLTPETLDFINSRIKRPAYYWWNYPVTDYIRNFLLQGPVYGLDTSLTAQETCGVISNPMEHGEASKLALYGVADYAWNIADYNAIDNWERGLAELVPDATEAYRTFAIHSSDTENGYRRDESWETRTFRIADWNDAAANALEEEFKKVESVPARMENGCKNKALLNELRPWLTEFGKLGTRGKQAIELARIYRSGQDDALFWTKYVQNIMTPEDRKNYEAHKSGTLKLQPFYEHAMDDMAHGYLKKLSGKVPTDYKGIGSFSSAHTVQTKLMFDNDSTTFYTSGIAQKPNDWIGVDLRDVRDVTEISILQGRNSKDDVDYFDHTVVECSADGQNWKALTGELNQQYIIHWQGAPEKARYVRLKRLDSKRTNYASVRSFDVNPLRPDNLGFTLEADTLSKAVYAFDNNLSTSYQSTKAIAFGVDKDVKAYTLLMNQLSTPIKCVQVDKKGKVLSETMIETPYARIELADKNVSQIRLEGKAEIFEIVPIR; the protein is encoded by the coding sequence ATGAAAATGAATCATTATGCAAAATGTGTGACTGCCGGACTCTTGTGTACATTCATGTACGGAAACCTGTCGGCGCAAGAGACAGACTTTGACCTTTCATCCCAACGTTCTGAAAAGCAGGATGTACAGGCTGTTCCCGGAAAGAAGATAGACCACCAGGGCCTCATCCTCAATCCAACACCTCATCTGTTAAAAGTAAACGAAAACAGCATCTGCCCAATTTCACAAGGTATTAAACTGAAAGGCAAGCAGCAGAAATTTGCAGCCTATCTTGATTTTCTGACAGCAAATAAAAAAGGAATCAAACTTACCATCGACTTCGGACAGAAAACAGCCCGAAAAGCTCAGGTAAAAGAAGTCTCCGGAGCTTATTCACTCATTATCAGTCCAAAGGAAATCATCCTTACCGGATACGATGAACGAGGGGTATTTTACGGCATCCAGACATTGAAACAGTTGGCAGAAAGCCCGGTTTCAGCCAACGGAACACTGCCCTGCATGGAAATCAACGATTATCCGGACCTGCCCAACCGGGGAGTGGTGGAAGGTTTCTACGGCACGCCCTGGTCACACGAAGTACGCCTGTCGCTGATTGACTTCTACGGCAAGTTCAAGATGAATACCTATTTATACGGCCCTAAAGACGACCCCTATCACAGCTGCCCGAACTGGCGTCTGCCCTATCCGGAAAAAGAGGCACAACACATCAAGGAACTGGTGGATGCCAGCAACCGGAATTATGTGGACTTCGTGTGGGCCATCCATCCGGGGCAGGATATCAAATGGAATGAAGAGGACTATCATAACCTGCTTCAGAAATTCAACTGGATGTACGATTTGGGAGTACGGCATTTTGCCATTTTCTTCGATGACATTTCGGGAGAAGGCACCAACCCGCTGAAGCAAACGGAACTGCTGAACCGCCTGACCGAGGAATTTGTGAAAGTAAAAGGAGATGTGTCTCCACTGACGGTCTGCCCGACCGACTACTCCAAACTTTGGGCCAACCCGACCGAAAAAGGAAGCCTGGCCATCTACGGAAAAACACTGAATCCTGAAATAAAGGTTTTCTGGACAGGCGACGTAGTGTGCAGTGACCTGACCCCTGAAACCCTCGACTTCATCAATTCCCGCATCAAGCGTCCGGCTTACTATTGGTGGAACTACCCGGTGACTGACTATATCCGTAATTTCCTACTCCAGGGACCGGTCTACGGACTGGATACCAGCCTGACGGCCCAGGAGACTTGCGGCGTAATCAGCAATCCGATGGAACACGGTGAAGCCTCCAAACTGGCCCTGTATGGAGTGGCCGACTATGCTTGGAACATCGCCGACTACAATGCCATTGACAACTGGGAACGGGGACTGGCCGAACTGGTACCCGATGCAACAGAAGCTTACCGCACTTTTGCCATTCATTCCAGTGATACTGAAAACGGATACCGGCGGGATGAATCGTGGGAAACCCGGACTTTCCGTATTGCCGACTGGAACGATGCGGCAGCCAACGCCCTGGAAGAAGAATTCAAGAAAGTAGAAAGCGTTCCTGCACGCATGGAAAACGGTTGCAAAAACAAGGCTTTGCTCAACGAGCTCCGTCCTTGGCTGACAGAGTTCGGCAAACTGGGCACACGTGGCAAACAGGCCATCGAGCTGGCCCGTATTTACCGTTCCGGTCAGGACGATGCGCTTTTCTGGACGAAATACGTACAAAACATCATGACACCGGAAGACCGGAAAAACTACGAAGCACACAAGTCGGGCACACTGAAACTTCAGCCGTTCTATGAGCATGCGATGGACGACATGGCGCACGGATATCTGAAGAAACTGTCGGGAAAAGTACCAACCGATTATAAAGGTATCGGCTCTTTCAGCAGTGCGCATACCGTACAGACCAAACTGATGTTCGACAATGATTCTACGACTTTCTATACTTCCGGAATCGCCCAGAAACCGAACGACTGGATTGGGGTAGACCTGCGCGACGTACGCGATGTGACGGAAATCTCCATCCTTCAGGGAAGAAATTCCAAAGACGATGTGGACTATTTCGACCATACCGTAGTGGAATGTTCTGCCGATGGACAAAACTGGAAAGCACTCACCGGCGAACTGAACCAGCAATACATCATCCACTGGCAGGGGGCTCCGGAAAAAGCACGCTACGTCCGCCTGAAACGACTGGATTCCAAACGCACCAACTATGCTTCTGTCCGCTCGTTCGACGTAAACCCGCTCCGCCCGGACAACCTCGGCTTTACGCTTGAGGCAGATACACTGAGCAAAGCGGTCTATGCTTTCGACAACAATCTGTCCACTTCTTACCAAAGCACAAAAGCGATTGCTTTTGGAGTAGACAAAGATGTCAAGGCCTATACCTTACTGATGAACCAGTTGTCCACCCCGATAAAATGCGTGCAAGTGGACAAGAAAGGCAAGGTTCTGTCTGAAACCATGATTGAAACTCCTTACGCGAGAATCGAATTGGCCGACAAAAATGTCAGTCAGATTCGTCTGGAAGGAAAAGCGGAAATCTTTGAAATTGTGCCGATAAGATAA
- a CDS encoding SH3 domain-containing protein produces the protein MKKVFLSFMLTACSGVFFSLNAQEYKIPEKVVIVTKQNVNVRQAPQTSSTVVEKASNGAMYEFVAQQGSWYEVKDVKTGNTAYISTTVGRVSAGNQIARTDKGLVEPNDNLRFVYQRRENMTDGERITSYGFYQKQEKNVVYAMVSQTTNTMTGRSFTSELYYKGKQMGWYLFFDEVVDMDGVVQTKLDTPTVVFSNGTQGVIIDGQTYKKTSYEF, from the coding sequence ATGAAAAAAGTATTTTTATCTTTCATGCTTACAGCCTGTTCAGGGGTTTTCTTTTCACTCAACGCACAAGAGTATAAAATACCCGAAAAAGTAGTGATTGTTACCAAACAAAATGTAAATGTTCGTCAAGCCCCACAAACTTCATCAACAGTTGTAGAAAAAGCTTCCAATGGAGCAATGTATGAATTTGTGGCCCAACAAGGTTCTTGGTACGAAGTCAAAGATGTAAAAACCGGGAACACCGCCTATATTTCGACCACAGTGGGACGTGTTTCTGCCGGAAATCAAATTGCCAGAACGGATAAAGGACTGGTAGAGCCCAACGACAATCTACGGTTTGTTTATCAAAGACGAGAAAATATGACCGATGGTGAAAGAATTACCTCCTATGGCTTCTACCAAAAGCAGGAAAAAAATGTTGTGTATGCTATGGTTTCGCAAACTACCAATACTATGACGGGACGCTCATTTACCAGTGAGTTATATTATAAAGGAAAACAAATGGGGTGGTATTTGTTCTTTGATGAAGTGGTAGACATGGATGGTGTAGTACAAACCAAACTGGACACTCCGACAGTAGTATTCTCCAACGGAACACAAGGAGTAATCATAGATGGACAAACTTATAAGAAGACTAGCTATGAATTCTAG
- a CDS encoding IS66 family insertion sequence element accessory protein TnpB: MKRIMSKEEFLSVYERQQASGLTIKDFCENEAYSSPCFHYWKKKFGLSRTYTSHPDKLPDDTFIPLDLRRRGNLPSGSGGDVTIELPSGIRIHLDSHGNPELTFGLIHKLCGHVLSE, translated from the coding sequence ATGAAACGAATAATGAGTAAAGAAGAGTTCCTGTCCGTTTATGAAAGACAACAGGCCAGTGGCCTGACCATAAAAGATTTCTGTGAGAATGAGGCCTATTCATCCCCCTGTTTCCATTATTGGAAAAAGAAATTCGGCTTGAGCCGTACTTACACCAGCCATCCGGACAAGCTTCCCGATGATACGTTCATTCCATTGGATCTGCGTCGCAGAGGCAATCTCCCGTCAGGGTCGGGTGGCGACGTAACAATAGAGCTTCCTTCCGGAATCAGGATCCACCTTGACAGCCATGGAAACCCTGAACTGACATTTGGATTGATACACAAATTATGCGGCCATGTTCTGTCTGAATGA
- the tnpB gene encoding IS66 family insertion sequence element accessory protein TnpB (TnpB, as the term is used for proteins encoded by IS66 family insertion elements, is considered an accessory protein, since TnpC, encoded by a neighboring gene, is a DDE family transposase.): MFCLNDTMRYFLCPGKTDMRKGINSLCGVVHDQMGHDVRLGDVFIFINRSRTTMKLLHAEDGGMVLYVKRLEEGTFRLPAYDSRSRSYPMEWRDLVMMVEGISDNPNERLKRLKASRKDGFY; this comes from the coding sequence ATGTTCTGTCTGAATGATACCATGCGCTATTTCCTGTGTCCCGGAAAGACGGACATGCGCAAGGGGATCAATTCTCTGTGCGGAGTGGTTCACGACCAGATGGGACATGACGTCCGTCTGGGCGATGTCTTCATCTTCATAAACAGAAGCAGGACCACCATGAAACTCCTCCATGCTGAAGACGGCGGCATGGTATTGTATGTGAAACGTCTGGAAGAGGGCACGTTCCGGCTGCCGGCCTACGATAGCCGAAGCAGGTCTTATCCGATGGAATGGCGCGACCTGGTCATGATGGTGGAAGGAATCAGTGACAATCCGAACGAGAGGCTGAAAAGGTTGAAAGCCAGTAGAAAGGATGGCTTCTATTGA
- a CDS encoding IS66 family transposase: MIQQDTMEQIIRSQQEQIAGLLEANRSLVESNGKLLEQTDALQRKIQELLSQIAWLNRQLFGRRSEKLAALDPNQLSLFDSVPATGQSEDIREEDSSAAAPSKAKPDGKKKESRRNRELLEGLPVVEVVIEPDRVDLDRYRRIGEERTRTLEFEPGRLYVKETVRPKYGLKDNLSLPKEGESGVIIAPLPPSPVYKCLAGSTMLAEMLLQKYEYHVPFYRQVKEFRHLGLRLSESTLSGWFKPVCELLRPLYDELVRLVVGCGYVQADETTVRVISKGKGKADKEYLWMVRAVMEKLVIFHYDDGSRSGQTIRKLLKDFKGYLQSDGYSAYNVFEGTEGVCLIACLAHIRRHFEMALEENRSLAEHALKIIQEIYRTEHFADSRKYTPEERRELRNRQSAPLLDSFEKWMESTYIKVPPKSRMGQAISYAYPLWPRMKACLKDGNIKIDNNLAENAIRPLTLSRKNFLFCGNHEAAENTAVICSLLATCKSQEVNPREWLNDVIARLPYYQEKDSGKDIRELLPDVWKLKKSNENPIEV, translated from the coding sequence ATGATTCAGCAGGATACAATGGAACAGATAATCAGGAGTCAGCAGGAGCAGATAGCCGGTCTCCTGGAGGCCAACCGTTCCCTTGTCGAATCCAACGGGAAACTGCTGGAACAGACGGATGCGCTGCAACGGAAGATACAGGAACTGCTTTCACAGATAGCATGGCTGAACCGTCAGCTTTTCGGGCGGAGAAGTGAGAAGCTGGCAGCCCTGGATCCCAACCAGCTCTCCCTGTTCGATTCTGTTCCTGCAACCGGACAGAGTGAAGACATCCGGGAAGAGGACAGCAGCGCAGCGGCTCCTTCAAAAGCAAAGCCTGATGGAAAGAAGAAGGAATCCCGGCGTAACCGCGAACTCCTGGAGGGACTGCCGGTAGTTGAAGTGGTGATTGAACCCGACCGGGTGGATTTGGACCGTTACAGACGGATCGGCGAGGAACGTACCCGTACGCTGGAATTTGAACCGGGCAGGCTGTATGTAAAGGAGACTGTCCGTCCCAAATATGGACTGAAAGACAACCTGAGTCTTCCCAAGGAAGGTGAAAGCGGCGTAATCATTGCTCCGCTTCCACCTTCTCCTGTTTACAAATGTCTGGCCGGTTCCACCATGCTGGCCGAAATGCTCCTGCAGAAATACGAATATCACGTTCCATTCTACAGGCAGGTCAAGGAGTTCCGCCATCTGGGTCTCCGTCTTTCCGAAAGCACATTGAGCGGCTGGTTCAAGCCTGTGTGTGAACTGCTGAGACCACTTTATGACGAGCTGGTCCGGCTGGTTGTCGGCTGCGGATATGTTCAGGCGGACGAGACCACTGTAAGGGTGATCAGCAAGGGAAAGGGGAAGGCCGACAAGGAGTATCTGTGGATGGTCAGGGCGGTCATGGAAAAGCTGGTCATCTTCCATTACGATGACGGCTCCCGTTCGGGACAGACGATAAGGAAACTGCTGAAGGACTTCAAGGGATATCTGCAGAGTGACGGTTACAGTGCCTACAATGTATTTGAAGGTACTGAAGGAGTGTGCCTCATAGCCTGCCTGGCCCATATCAGACGTCATTTTGAGATGGCTCTGGAGGAAAACAGAAGTCTGGCGGAGCATGCCTTGAAAATAATACAGGAGATTTATCGGACAGAGCACTTTGCCGACTCCCGGAAATATACGCCGGAAGAACGGCGTGAACTGCGGAACCGTCAGTCCGCCCCCCTGCTGGATTCCTTTGAAAAGTGGATGGAAAGCACATATATCAAGGTTCCGCCCAAAAGCCGGATGGGACAGGCCATCTCCTATGCGTATCCGTTATGGCCCAGAATGAAGGCCTGTCTCAAAGACGGCAATATAAAGATAGACAATAATCTGGCCGAAAATGCGATACGTCCTCTGACGCTCTCAAGAAAGAACTTCCTCTTTTGTGGGAATCATGAGGCTGCGGAAAATACAGCGGTCATCTGTTCATTGCTTGCCACCTGCAAGTCACAGGAAGTCAATCCAAGAGAATGGCTGAATGATGTCATTGCCAGGCTTCCATATTATCAGGAAAAAGACTCCGGCAAAGATATCCGGGAACTGCTTCCGGATGTCTGGAAGTTGAAGAAGTCCAACGAAAATCCAATTGAAGTCTAA
- a CDS encoding nitroreductase, with protein MEKDFLKVIETRRSCRKYKPEQITDEELKAVLEAGTYAPTSRGMQSPYIVAVQKKEVLAQLAKMNAEIMGVTSNPYYDAPTYVLVFAPSLANNPVQDGSCVLENMMLAAHALGLGSCWIHREREMFATEEGKQLMEEWGLPEGLMGIGALSLGYPEGEAAPAKPRKPEYFRVIK; from the coding sequence ATGGAAAAAGATTTTTTGAAGGTCATTGAAACGCGGCGCAGTTGCCGTAAGTATAAACCGGAACAGATTACGGATGAAGAGCTGAAGGCTGTGCTCGAAGCAGGTACCTATGCACCGACTTCGCGCGGTATGCAGTCGCCCTACATTGTGGCCGTACAGAAGAAAGAAGTACTGGCCCAACTGGCTAAGATGAATGCCGAAATCATGGGAGTTACCTCAAATCCTTATTACGATGCGCCCACCTACGTGTTGGTTTTTGCGCCTTCACTGGCCAACAATCCGGTACAGGACGGAAGTTGCGTGCTGGAAAACATGATGCTGGCAGCGCATGCACTGGGATTGGGCAGTTGCTGGATTCACCGGGAACGCGAGATGTTTGCTACGGAAGAAGGCAAGCAGCTGATGGAAGAATGGGGACTTCCCGAAGGACTGATGGGTATCGGAGCCCTTTCCTTGGGCTATCCGGAGGGAGAAGCAGCTCCGGCAAAACCGCGTAAACCGGAGTATTTTAGGGTGATAAAATAA